The following are encoded together in the Campylobacter devanensis genome:
- a CDS encoding TonB-dependent receptor domain-containing protein: protein MNKKYLLSVAAIAYISNCALASDKYALDEVVVTASGFSQEIKEAPATMNVITKKDLERKPYRDVAEAISDIPGVDISAPGKTGANNISIRGLGNGYVLILVDGRRQGISGDIGPNGFGEVMNAFLPPLSSIERIEVIKGPMSTLYGSEALGGVVNIITKKVSDEWGASFGLNTLINEDNQWGNLYGFNIYADGPLIENKLGATFRYAQSYREQSNVIYRNEHGKELDRSQGESPTKANNYNIGTRLNYMHDDANIFTFDIDYARNYYDNREGQLGTVGAKGGYEPTMDVEKLVTYLTHEGVYDGFTINSGIQYNRVTNDSRLVVAQNPYKGQNRDILAQDYIADTKAVIPIGQSNILSVGAEYKLEKMQDKIASPSRFSQYAIATFAEDEYSILENLRLTLGARYNYHETFGNNISPRAYLVYNLNDNFTFKGGVSTGFKAPTANKLIAGEYNYSGQGKTPTYGNPDLKEETSINYELGMGYSDDIFDMAVTGFITDFKDKISSTSYNQGEAIPNIGNCNASATGGSSCSQAINHGEVQYMGVEVSAGLRPISDMNLNLSYTYLDTEIKDSATKDSIGKPEEGSLKHNIVAKADYSITKKITPWIKGEWQIDRYMGNDNINREYYQNVFLASLGASYEINKNWSLNAGVYNLFDKDFTDGFETYKNKGKDAYVNTYDRVDEGRRYYLSLNGRF, encoded by the coding sequence ATGAATAAAAAATATTTACTTTCTGTAGCTGCAATCGCATATATATCAAATTGTGCTCTAGCCAGCGATAAATATGCATTAGATGAGGTGGTTGTTACGGCTTCGGGATTCTCTCAAGAGATTAAAGAAGCTCCAGCAACAATGAATGTCATTACCAAAAAAGATTTGGAAAGAAAGCCATATAGAGATGTAGCTGAGGCTATATCTGATATACCAGGAGTTGATATATCAGCACCTGGCAAAACTGGTGCGAATAATATATCTATACGCGGTTTAGGTAATGGATATGTACTAATCTTAGTCGATGGAAGACGTCAAGGTATTAGTGGCGATATAGGACCAAATGGATTTGGTGAGGTGATGAACGCATTTTTGCCGCCACTTTCTAGTATTGAAAGAATAGAGGTTATAAAAGGACCTATGAGTACCCTATATGGCTCAGAGGCATTAGGTGGCGTGGTAAATATCATCACTAAAAAGGTTAGCGATGAGTGGGGCGCTTCATTTGGATTAAATACCTTAATAAATGAGGATAATCAGTGGGGAAATTTATATGGATTTAATATCTATGCCGATGGTCCATTAATAGAGAATAAACTAGGCGCTACATTTAGATATGCACAAAGCTATAGAGAGCAATCAAATGTAATATATAGAAATGAACATGGTAAAGAATTAGATAGAAGTCAAGGTGAAAGCCCAACAAAGGCTAATAACTATAATATAGGCACAAGATTAAACTATATGCATGATGATGCAAATATATTTACATTTGATATAGATTATGCTAGAAATTACTATGATAATAGAGAGGGGCAGCTTGGTACAGTAGGAGCAAAAGGCGGCTATGAACCAACTATGGATGTAGAAAAGTTAGTAACCTATCTAACGCATGAGGGTGTGTATGATGGATTTACTATAAATTCAGGTATTCAGTATAACCGCGTAACTAATGATAGTAGATTAGTTGTAGCACAAAATCCATATAAAGGACAAAATAGAGATATCTTAGCTCAAGACTATATAGCTGATACTAAGGCTGTGATTCCAATTGGTCAAAGTAATATATTAAGCGTTGGGGCTGAGTATAAACTAGAAAAAATGCAAGATAAGATAGCTAGTCCAAGCAGATTTAGCCAGTATGCTATAGCGACATTTGCTGAAGATGAGTATTCGATATTAGAAAATTTAAGATTAACACTAGGTGCTAGATATAACTACCATGAGACATTTGGTAATAATATCTCTCCAAGAGCGTATCTAGTCTATAATCTAAATGATAACTTCACATTTAAAGGTGGTGTATCAACAGGTTTTAAAGCTCCTACAGCAAATAAGCTAATAGCTGGAGAGTATAACTATAGCGGTCAAGGCAAAACCCCAACATACGGTAATCCAGATCTAAAAGAGGAGACATCGATAAACTATGAGCTAGGCATGGGCTATAGTGATGATATATTTGATATGGCTGTAACTGGATTTATTACTGATTTTAAAGATAAAATTTCAAGCACATCATACAATCAAGGCGAAGCTATACCTAATATAGGAAATTGTAATGCAAGTGCTACTGGAGGTAGCTCATGCTCTCAAGCTATAAATCATGGTGAAGTGCAGTATATGGGTGTAGAAGTTAGCGCTGGACTTAGACCTATTAGTGATATGAATTTAAATTTATCCTATACATATCTAGATACTGAGATTAAAGATAGCGCTACTAAAGATAGCATAGGCAAACCAGAAGAGGGAAGCTTAAAGCATAATATAGTAGCTAAAGCTGACTACTCTATAACTAAAAAAATCACTCCATGGATAAAAGGTGAGTGGCAGATAGATAGATATATGGGGAATGATAATATAAATAGAGAGTATTATCAAAATGTATTTTTAGCCTCTTTGGGTGCTTCATATGAGATAAATAAAAATTGGAGCCTAAATGCTGGAGTATATAATCTATTTGATAAAGATTTTACAGATGGATTTGAAACTTATAAAAACAAAGGTAAAGATGCATATGTAAATACATATGATAGAGTAGATGAAGGTAGAAGATACTATCTATCACTAAATGGTAGATTCTAA